A single window of Halotalea alkalilenta DNA harbors:
- the cheZ gene encoding protein phosphatase CheZ, whose translation MSTRADKGAKRRGAQQQSDVDEEELLDRIGRLARSLHESLKGLGLDQHVEHAAEAIPDVCDRLHYISSAMENAANRSLNAIEAAQPLQDRLGRQAKLLDERWQQWFDAPLDSEQAKHLVNDTRRYLGNVPADTDATSQRLLEVVMAQEFQDLSGQMVMRMVESMRTLESELIQVLLDYMPERSGDTKPSPKEEDLEGPQLNPTRRDDVASNQSQVDDLLDSLGF comes from the coding sequence ATGAGCACTAGGGCTGACAAGGGCGCCAAGCGTCGTGGCGCGCAACAACAGAGTGACGTAGACGAAGAGGAGCTTCTCGATCGGATCGGGCGGCTTGCGCGTTCACTGCATGAGAGTCTCAAGGGGCTCGGGCTTGATCAGCACGTCGAGCATGCCGCCGAAGCGATTCCCGACGTTTGCGATCGGCTCCACTACATCTCGAGCGCCATGGAGAACGCCGCCAACCGCTCGCTCAACGCGATCGAAGCCGCCCAGCCGCTGCAGGATCGTCTCGGCCGGCAGGCCAAGTTGCTCGACGAGCGCTGGCAGCAGTGGTTCGACGCGCCGCTGGACAGCGAGCAGGCCAAACACCTGGTCAACGACACCCGCCGCTATCTAGGCAATGTGCCAGCGGATACCGACGCGACCAGCCAGCGGCTGCTCGAAGTGGTCATGGCCCAGGAGTTCCAGGATCTCAGTGGCCAGATGGTCATGCGGATGGTGGAGAGCATGCGAACGCTTGAGAGCGAGCTGATCCAGGTGCTGCTCGACTACATGCCCGAACGCAGTGGTGACACCAAGCCGAGCCCGAAGGAAGAAGATCTCGAGGGCCCGCAGCTCAATCCCACGCGTAGGGACGACGTCGCCAGCAACCAGAGCCAGGTCGACGACCTGCTGGACAGCCTCGGCTTCTGA
- a CDS encoding flagella synthesis protein FlgN — MDNDIDALSALLTAQETDLRALNALLEEERAGLPSLSATPLEHFERLREAKVHQLAKLERNEQARRALLRSQGYPHGDRTDTDACVALFGLEPQWRRLLAELERARRLNAQLAGLVEELSDFNAHRLAWAQRQHGESLYDAHGRRSTMPPPNSGEPNR, encoded by the coding sequence ATGGACAACGACATCGACGCGCTCTCGGCGCTGCTCACTGCGCAGGAGACGGACCTGCGGGCGCTCAATGCACTGCTGGAGGAGGAGCGCGCCGGACTTCCCTCCCTCTCGGCCACCCCGCTCGAGCACTTCGAACGACTACGAGAAGCCAAGGTGCACCAACTGGCCAAGCTCGAACGAAACGAGCAGGCACGACGGGCGCTGCTACGCAGCCAGGGCTATCCGCACGGTGATCGCACCGATACCGACGCCTGCGTGGCACTCTTCGGCCTCGAGCCCCAGTGGCGGCGCCTGCTCGCCGAACTCGAACGCGCGCGCCGCCTTAACGCCCAGCTCGCGGGGCTGGTCGAGGAGCTATCCGACTTCAACGCCCACCGCCTGGCCTGGGCGCAACGCCAGCACGGCGAATCGCTCTACGATGCCCACGGCCGCCGCTCGACGATGCCGCCGCCGAATAGCGGGGAGCCGAATAGATAA
- the flhA gene encoding flagellar biosynthesis protein FlhA, translated as MKPLATLSRERGFASGASLKILAGPVLIILILAMMVLPLPPVALDLLFTFNIALSIMVLLVAMFTTRPLDFAAFPAVLLFTTLLRLSLNVASTRVILMHGHEGSDAAGRVIEAFADFLVGGNFAVGLVVFVILVLINFMVITKGAGRIAEVGARFILDAMPGKQMAIDADLNAGLIDEKTARARRAEVTQEADFFGSMDGASKFVRGDAIAGILIMVVNIVGGLIVGVGQHGMSVSDAAHAYTLLTIGDGLVAQIPALVISTAAGVTVSRVRTEQDVGSQLIGQLFTNPRVLLLSAGVLGLLGMVPGMPNLVFLFFTAMLGGLGWYLMRRPEAPEQAEPVARPEDDQTLDASWEDVALIDPLGLEVGYRLIPLVDRSQGGELLGRIKGVRKKFAQDLGFLPPVVHIRDDLGLAPQGYRITLNGVEIGTGEAWPGSFLAIDPGGVSGSLEGRPTREPAFGLEAVWISAELRDRAQVLGYTVVDASTVIATHLNHLLGRHASELLGRQETQQLLDRVGESAKPLVDEVVPQPLGVGVINRVLQLLLAEEVPIRDMRTILATLAEHASTTTDPFELNALVRIALGRAITQQWFGASSTLEVIGLEFGLEKLLGQALNNGGGLEPGLADVLLAQAQAAIDHQEGRGLAPVMVVAHPLRPLLSRFLRRRLERLVVMSQAEIPDDRTLKVEVFVGGQ; from the coding sequence ATGAAGCCCCTCGCTACCCTATCCAGAGAACGCGGCTTCGCCTCCGGCGCTTCGCTCAAGATTCTCGCCGGCCCGGTGCTGATCATCCTCATCCTGGCGATGATGGTGCTGCCGCTGCCTCCCGTCGCGCTGGATTTGCTGTTCACCTTCAACATCGCGCTGTCGATCATGGTGCTGCTGGTCGCCATGTTCACCACTCGGCCGCTCGATTTCGCCGCCTTCCCGGCGGTACTGCTGTTCACCACCTTGCTCAGGCTGTCGCTCAACGTCGCTTCCACCCGGGTGATCCTGATGCACGGCCATGAGGGTAGCGATGCCGCGGGGCGGGTGATCGAGGCATTCGCCGACTTTCTCGTCGGTGGCAACTTCGCCGTCGGCCTGGTGGTCTTCGTCATCCTGGTGCTGATCAACTTCATGGTCATCACCAAGGGGGCGGGACGTATCGCCGAAGTCGGCGCGCGTTTCATCCTCGATGCGATGCCGGGCAAGCAGATGGCGATCGACGCTGACCTCAATGCCGGCTTGATCGATGAAAAGACCGCTCGCGCTCGGCGCGCGGAGGTCACCCAGGAAGCTGATTTCTTCGGTTCGATGGACGGTGCGAGCAAGTTCGTTCGCGGCGATGCGATCGCCGGCATCCTGATCATGGTGGTCAACATCGTCGGTGGGCTGATCGTCGGCGTTGGCCAGCACGGCATGTCGGTCTCCGACGCAGCCCACGCCTACACGCTTTTGACCATCGGCGACGGTCTGGTCGCCCAGATCCCCGCGCTGGTGATCTCCACCGCCGCCGGGGTGACGGTATCCCGTGTGCGTACCGAGCAGGACGTCGGCAGCCAGCTGATCGGGCAACTGTTCACCAATCCGCGGGTGCTGCTGCTCTCCGCCGGCGTGCTCGGGCTGCTGGGCATGGTGCCGGGCATGCCCAACCTGGTGTTCCTTTTCTTCACCGCGATGCTAGGTGGTCTCGGCTGGTACCTGATGCGCCGCCCCGAGGCGCCTGAGCAGGCAGAGCCCGTGGCGCGGCCTGAAGACGACCAGACGCTCGATGCCAGCTGGGAGGACGTCGCGCTGATCGATCCCTTGGGTCTCGAGGTAGGCTATAGATTGATTCCGCTGGTCGATCGGAGCCAGGGCGGTGAACTCCTCGGGCGGATCAAGGGTGTGCGTAAGAAGTTCGCCCAGGACTTGGGCTTTCTTCCCCCGGTCGTCCATATTCGCGACGACCTTGGCCTCGCGCCGCAGGGCTATCGGATCACGCTGAACGGGGTCGAGATCGGCACGGGCGAGGCCTGGCCTGGCAGCTTCCTGGCCATCGATCCCGGCGGTGTCAGCGGTTCGCTCGAAGGGCGGCCGACGCGAGAGCCGGCCTTCGGCCTCGAGGCGGTGTGGATCTCCGCCGAGCTGCGCGATCGCGCGCAGGTGCTTGGCTACACCGTGGTGGATGCCAGCACGGTGATCGCCACCCATCTCAACCATCTGCTCGGTCGACATGCCAGCGAACTGCTGGGTCGTCAGGAGACCCAGCAGCTGCTCGACAGGGTGGGAGAGTCGGCGAAACCGCTGGTCGATGAAGTGGTACCGCAGCCGCTCGGCGTCGGCGTGATCAACCGGGTCCTCCAACTGCTGCTCGCCGAGGAGGTGCCGATCCGCGACATGCGCACCATCCTTGCGACCCTGGCCGAGCATGCATCCACTACCACCGATCCGTTCGAACTCAACGCCCTGGTGCGAATCGCACTGGGCCGCGCCATTACCCAGCAGTGGTTCGGCGCTTCCAGCACTCTCGAGGTCATAGGTCTCGAGTTCGGGCTCGAGAAACTGCTGGGGCAGGCACTCAACAACGGAGGTGGCCTCGAGCCGGGGCTTGCCGATGTGTTGCTCGCGCAGGCCCAGGCGGCGATCGACCATCAAGAGGGACGCGGGTTGGCGCCGGTGATGGTGGTGGCGCACCCGCTTCGGCCGCTGCTATCGCGTTTCCTGCGGCGACGTCTCGAGCGGCTGGTGGTGATGTCCCAGGCAGAGATTCCCGATGACCGCACGCTCAAGGTCGAGGTATTCGTTGGTGGCCAGTAG
- a CDS encoding flagellar protein FlhE: MASRGGGWLGAIFLATVSMALSPGSFAAGASWSTQLAAPMLGAPGATARSPVLGEGAKGRVTRMRWRVDYGEVPVLARLCQRSRCVTLPSSSGASVAFAGLPAGAGFYFELQRQAAKAGGRRASMAASGELSLTVEYHPDS; encoded by the coding sequence GTGGCCAGTAGGGGCGGCGGGTGGCTGGGCGCCATCTTCCTGGCGACGGTGTCGATGGCGCTGTCTCCGGGCTCGTTCGCGGCGGGCGCGAGCTGGTCGACCCAGCTCGCAGCTCCCATGCTCGGAGCACCTGGCGCCACCGCGCGCAGCCCGGTATTGGGCGAAGGGGCGAAGGGGCGCGTCACTCGCATGCGCTGGCGGGTGGACTACGGGGAAGTTCCAGTGCTCGCCAGGCTGTGCCAGCGAAGCCGCTGCGTCACGCTACCCTCGTCGAGCGGCGCCAGCGTCGCTTTCGCCGGCCTGCCGGCCGGCGCGGGTTTTTACTTCGAGCTGCAGAGGCAGGCCGCAAAGGCGGGAGGGAGGAGGGCGAGCATGGCGGCGAGCGGTGAGCTGTCGCTGACGGTGGAGTATCACCCCGATTCCTAG
- the cheY gene encoding chemotaxis response regulator CheY: MADKQINFLVVDDFPTMRRIVRNLLKELGYQNVEEAEDGQQALERLRAGGFDFVVSDWNMPNLDGLEMLKQIRADPALASLPVLMVTAEARKENIIAAAQAGANGYVVKPFTAGTLEEKLNKIFAKLEK, from the coding sequence ATGGCCGACAAGCAAATCAACTTCCTGGTAGTGGATGATTTTCCCACTATGCGGCGCATCGTGCGCAATCTACTCAAGGAGCTCGGCTACCAGAACGTCGAAGAGGCCGAAGATGGGCAGCAGGCGCTCGAGCGGCTGCGCGCGGGAGGCTTCGACTTCGTCGTTTCGGACTGGAACATGCCCAACCTCGATGGCCTGGAGATGCTCAAGCAGATCCGCGCCGACCCTGCGCTCGCTTCCCTGCCGGTGCTGATGGTCACCGCCGAGGCGCGCAAAGAGAACATCATCGCCGCGGCGCAGGCGGGAGCCAACGGCTATGTGGTGAAGCCTTTCACCGCGGGCACGCTCGAGGAAAAGCTCAACAAGATATTCGCCAAGCTCGAAAAATGA
- the flhB gene encoding flagellar biosynthesis protein FlhB, which yields MAEENDQEKTEQATPRRLDKAREDGQIARSRELSTFMVLVTGVASMWFLAPWMFDRMGVAVTEGLRFDHALVFDPSLAMRHVGGLLIQAGLALAPVLGALAIAALIAPLALGGWLMSAKSLSPDPKRLNPLKGFKRIFSHQALAELAKAVAKTVLIACVAWLFIGYQRQALLGLAQQSIGSAIADALGLVAMCSVLILLAFIIVVLIDVPYQLFSHHRKLRMSRDEIRREHKESEGDPHLKARIRQQQQAVAGRRMMSEVPKASVVITNPSHYAVALRYEAGMAAPRLVAKGADEIAARIRAVAGEHRVPLLEAPPLARALYRHCDLEREIPAGLYAAVAEVLAWVHRLALAAREGEAPPTAPVDLPIPPALSVDPDPSMPGSADR from the coding sequence ATGGCGGAAGAGAACGATCAGGAAAAGACCGAACAGGCCACTCCAAGGCGGCTCGACAAGGCGCGCGAGGATGGCCAGATTGCCCGTTCCCGCGAGCTCTCCACTTTCATGGTGCTGGTCACTGGCGTCGCTTCGATGTGGTTTCTCGCCCCGTGGATGTTCGATCGTATGGGGGTGGCGGTCACTGAGGGATTGCGCTTCGACCATGCGTTGGTCTTCGACCCTTCCCTTGCCATGCGGCACGTCGGGGGGCTGCTGATCCAGGCCGGATTGGCGCTGGCGCCGGTCTTGGGGGCGTTGGCGATCGCGGCGCTCATCGCGCCGCTGGCTCTGGGCGGCTGGTTGATGTCGGCCAAGTCGCTCTCTCCCGATCCCAAGCGGCTCAACCCGCTCAAGGGGTTCAAGCGCATCTTCTCCCACCAGGCGCTCGCCGAGCTCGCCAAGGCGGTGGCGAAGACGGTTCTTATCGCCTGTGTCGCTTGGTTGTTCATCGGCTATCAACGCCAGGCGCTGCTCGGGTTGGCGCAGCAGTCGATCGGCTCGGCGATCGCGGATGCGTTGGGGCTGGTCGCGATGTGTTCGGTGCTGATCCTGCTCGCGTTCATCATCGTCGTGCTGATCGACGTTCCGTATCAGCTCTTCAGCCATCATCGCAAGCTGCGCATGAGCCGCGATGAGATACGCCGCGAACATAAGGAAAGCGAGGGCGATCCCCATCTAAAGGCGCGGATTCGCCAGCAGCAGCAGGCGGTCGCGGGGCGGCGGATGATGAGCGAGGTACCCAAGGCCAGCGTGGTGATCACCAACCCCAGCCACTATGCGGTGGCGCTGCGCTACGAAGCGGGCATGGCGGCTCCCCGGCTGGTGGCCAAGGGGGCCGACGAGATCGCGGCCAGGATCCGGGCGGTGGCGGGGGAGCATCGAGTGCCGCTGCTCGAGGCGCCGCCGCTGGCGCGTGCGCTCTATCGTCATTGCGACCTGGAGCGTGAAATTCCCGCTGGGCTCTATGCCGCGGTGGCCGAGGTGCTGGCCTGGGTCCACCGGCTGGCGCTCGCCGCGCGCGAGGGCGAGGCGCCTCCCACGGCCCCCGTCGACCTGCCCATTCCCCCGGCGCTCAGCGTCGACCCCGACCCCTCCATGCCAGGAAGCGCTGACCGATGA
- the flgM gene encoding flagellar biosynthesis anti-sigma factor FlgM, producing the protein MKIDPRQGLRPSTAPTEIGVHRPPTSASDAERAEGVTALHHAGTVQDTTQDVDVQRVNELRQLISEGQFEIDTDRIADGLITDVRSFVQE; encoded by the coding sequence GTGAAAATCGACCCGCGTCAAGGGCTGCGGCCTTCGACGGCACCCACCGAGATCGGTGTGCATCGCCCGCCCACGTCAGCCTCGGATGCCGAGCGCGCCGAAGGCGTCACCGCCCTGCACCATGCGGGCACGGTGCAGGACACAACCCAGGACGTCGACGTCCAGCGGGTCAACGAGCTACGCCAGCTGATCAGCGAGGGGCAGTTCGAGATCGATACCGATCGCATCGCCGACGGCCTGATCACCGACGTGCGCAGCTTCGTTCAAGAGTGA
- a CDS encoding IS110 family transposase has product MAHLPVLDPLAAFVDVGSEQMYVSIAGGEPKVFGTFTAQLHELRDWLLSQKVKSVAMEATGIYWLPLYSVLEAAKLQVLMVNGKHTRNLPGRKTDMKDCQWGATLHAHGLLRAGFVPPAEIRRLQDYLRLRQDHITLAAGHVQHLQKALERMNIKLHDVISNLVGRSGMAVIRSMLEGERDPERLLALCDVQIRQQKAERIKASLQGTWAEEHLFALRQALESWEHYQRLIRACDQQIEAVLRSIDVDPPTSPPSKAHKRGGANAPQIDDLHPMLVALCGGNDLTVLPAHTDYSVLQLIGEVGTDLTQWPTEKHFTAWAGLAPGSHQSGKRQRSAKRRRNRAGRLFCVMARSLARSKHIALGGFYRRMAGRRGGLIANIALARKLAALFWRVMVKGLDYVEHGLQYYEAQALETKQRSMRRLAKQLGFSVTPIQTEAQNASA; this is encoded by the coding sequence ATGGCCCACTTACCGGTATTGGATCCATTGGCAGCCTTCGTGGATGTCGGCAGCGAGCAGATGTATGTGTCGATTGCCGGGGGGGAGCCGAAGGTCTTCGGCACGTTCACGGCACAGCTGCATGAGCTACGTGACTGGCTGTTGTCGCAGAAGGTGAAGTCGGTGGCCATGGAGGCCACGGGGATCTACTGGCTGCCTCTGTACAGCGTGCTGGAAGCCGCGAAGCTACAGGTGCTGATGGTCAACGGTAAGCACACCCGCAATCTGCCGGGTCGCAAGACGGATATGAAGGATTGCCAGTGGGGAGCGACGTTGCACGCGCACGGACTCTTGCGGGCAGGCTTCGTGCCCCCAGCCGAGATCCGGCGCTTGCAGGATTACCTGCGATTGCGTCAGGACCACATCACGCTGGCCGCAGGGCATGTGCAGCATCTGCAGAAGGCCTTGGAGCGGATGAACATCAAATTGCACGATGTCATCAGCAACCTGGTGGGCCGCAGCGGCATGGCGGTGATCCGGTCGATGCTCGAGGGTGAACGCGATCCTGAGCGACTGCTGGCTTTGTGCGACGTGCAGATCCGCCAGCAGAAGGCCGAACGGATCAAAGCCTCTCTGCAAGGGACCTGGGCCGAGGAGCATCTGTTCGCGTTGCGCCAGGCGCTGGAAAGCTGGGAGCACTACCAGCGTTTGATCAGGGCTTGCGACCAACAGATCGAAGCGGTGCTCCGTTCGATCGACGTCGATCCTCCGACGTCGCCGCCGTCCAAGGCGCACAAGCGAGGCGGTGCCAATGCACCCCAGATCGATGACCTGCATCCGATGCTGGTGGCTCTGTGTGGAGGCAATGATCTCACCGTGCTTCCCGCCCATACGGACTACAGCGTCCTGCAACTCATAGGTGAAGTGGGAACCGACCTGACCCAGTGGCCGACCGAGAAACACTTCACCGCTTGGGCCGGGCTGGCCCCCGGGAGTCATCAGAGCGGTAAGCGCCAACGCTCGGCCAAGCGCAGGCGTAATCGTGCTGGGCGCCTGTTTTGCGTCATGGCCCGCAGCCTCGCCCGCAGCAAACACATTGCGCTGGGCGGTTTTTACCGTCGGATGGCGGGTCGCCGAGGTGGATTGATCGCCAATATCGCCCTGGCGCGCAAACTCGCGGCGCTGTTCTGGCGCGTCATGGTCAAAGGATTGGACTATGTCGAACACGGACTCCAGTACTACGAGGCACAGGCGCTGGAAACCAAACAACGTTCCATGCGTCGACTCGCCAAGCAGCTCGGGTTCTCCGTGACGCCTATCCAGACTGAAGCTCAAAATGCTTCTGCCTGA
- a CDS encoding protein-glutamate methylesterase/protein-glutamine glutaminase, with the protein MNGEGVKQEDGRKIRVLAVDDSALMRRLLTDMVNAEPDMEMVATAPDPLVARDLIKRHTPDVITLDVEMPHMDGLDFLERLMRLRPMPVVMVSTLTQRGSEITLRALELGAVDFVAKPGSSRGEGMEHYAQRVADKLRAAAQSKPRRLHVGGQASPMLTRRAGAGFRLIAIGASTGGTEAIRQVLEPLPADMPPIVITQHMPAGFTHSFAERLDRLCRLHVKEAEHGEPLRAGTVYIAPGSHHLRVLGTADHWHLALDDGEPVNRHRPSVDSMFESLKRFAGPSLCAVILTGMGRDGAREMLALRRKGAMTIGQDEASSVVYGMPREAAACGAIARVLPIGSIAGALLEPPERGVLD; encoded by the coding sequence ATGAATGGCGAAGGGGTGAAGCAGGAAGACGGGCGGAAAATCCGCGTGCTGGCGGTGGATGACTCGGCGCTGATGCGGCGCCTGCTGACCGATATGGTCAATGCCGAACCGGATATGGAGATGGTCGCGACAGCGCCTGATCCACTGGTCGCGCGGGACCTGATCAAGCGTCATACGCCGGATGTGATCACGCTCGACGTCGAGATGCCGCACATGGACGGGCTCGACTTCCTCGAGCGTTTGATGCGGCTGCGGCCGATGCCGGTCGTGATGGTCTCGACGCTGACCCAGCGGGGGTCGGAGATCACGCTTCGGGCACTCGAGCTGGGCGCGGTCGACTTCGTCGCCAAGCCCGGCAGCTCGCGCGGCGAGGGCATGGAGCACTACGCCCAACGGGTGGCGGACAAACTGCGCGCAGCGGCGCAGTCCAAACCGCGCCGTCTGCATGTGGGCGGGCAGGCGAGCCCGATGCTGACGCGACGTGCGGGCGCCGGCTTCCGGCTGATCGCGATTGGTGCCTCCACAGGCGGTACCGAAGCGATCCGGCAAGTGCTAGAACCGCTGCCGGCCGATATGCCGCCGATCGTGATCACCCAGCACATGCCCGCTGGATTCACCCACTCGTTCGCCGAGCGGCTCGACCGGCTATGTCGACTCCACGTCAAGGAAGCGGAGCATGGGGAGCCGCTGCGGGCTGGAACCGTCTACATCGCGCCGGGCAGCCATCATCTGCGCGTGCTCGGCACCGCAGATCATTGGCACTTGGCGCTCGACGACGGCGAGCCGGTGAATCGGCATCGGCCCTCTGTCGACTCGATGTTCGAGTCGCTCAAGCGTTTCGCCGGCCCGAGCCTGTGCGCGGTGATCTTGACCGGTATGGGGCGCGATGGCGCGCGCGAGATGCTCGCGCTGCGCCGAAAGGGGGCGATGACGATCGGCCAGGACGAGGCGAGCTCGGTGGTCTACGGCATGCCGCGGGAAGCCGCGGCATGCGGCGCGATCGCCCGCGTACTGCCGATAGGATCGATCGCCGGCGCTTTGCTCGAGCCGCCCGAGCGCGGCGTGCTCGACTGA